In Fervidobacterium nodosum Rt17-B1, one genomic interval encodes:
- a CDS encoding alanyl-tRNA editing protein has protein sequence MIDLKILGKYLGNVVNIEKFENKDGKYYAYAKISPFYPDWKGGQLGDRGFINGAKVLSVKETEEWIIHELDKPIELGIYEVQIDENRRKDIAQQHTGQHILSAAFIHVAEIETVGFHMGEEYSTIDLDIPYIEPDVLNEVEELSNQIIQSNIQIEEIITDVNGANTYPLRKKLSDKIKEEVRLIKIGDFDISACGGFHTDYTGEVGLIKIIDTEKVKGNLTRVYAVSGMRALKYFQKYNSVLKDLSKLLTSSIDELNLRTQKLLNQVREQALTLSKLSEEYAKLLATNLQKEGLIYLEGYYEVGNFLWKILDLSNAIFVYFDGEKYIIASKKHNVKDVIKALVENYGGKGGGKEDFGNYMNNKKLSVDDFEKILED, from the coding sequence GTGATTGATTTGAAGATACTTGGAAAGTATCTTGGGAACGTAGTAAATATAGAAAAATTTGAAAATAAAGACGGAAAATATTATGCCTACGCGAAAATATCACCATTTTATCCTGATTGGAAGGGCGGACAACTAGGTGATAGAGGCTTTATAAACGGAGCAAAAGTTTTAAGTGTAAAAGAAACAGAAGAATGGATTATTCATGAGCTAGACAAACCTATCGAATTAGGCATCTATGAAGTGCAAATAGACGAAAATAGAAGAAAAGATATCGCACAGCAACACACTGGTCAGCATATACTATCTGCCGCATTTATACATGTAGCTGAGATCGAGACAGTAGGTTTCCACATGGGAGAGGAATACTCAACAATAGATTTAGATATTCCATATATCGAACCAGATGTGTTAAACGAAGTTGAAGAACTTTCTAATCAAATAATTCAATCTAATATACAAATAGAAGAAATAATAACAGACGTAAACGGTGCAAATACTTATCCACTTAGAAAAAAATTGAGTGATAAAATAAAAGAAGAAGTAAGGCTTATAAAAATAGGTGATTTTGACATATCAGCTTGTGGTGGATTCCACACAGACTACACGGGGGAAGTTGGATTGATTAAAATAATAGACACTGAGAAAGTCAAAGGTAATTTAACAAGAGTTTATGCTGTTTCTGGAATGAGAGCTCTGAAATATTTCCAAAAGTACAATTCTGTGCTTAAAGATTTATCCAAATTACTTACCTCGTCGATAGATGAACTTAACTTAAGGACACAAAAATTACTTAATCAGGTACGTGAGCAGGCATTAACATTGTCGAAACTTTCGGAAGAATATGCCAAACTACTTGCAACAAATTTACAAAAAGAAGGTCTAATATATTTAGAAGGCTATTACGAGGTTGGTAATTTCCTTTGGAAAATATTAGACTTGAGTAACGCTATTTTCGTTTATTTCGATGGAGAAAAGTACATAATTGCTTCGAAGAAACATAACGTTAAAGATGTTATAAAAGCTTTAGTAGAGAACTATGGTGGTAAAGGTGGTGGAAAAGAAGATTTTGGAAACTATATGAATAATAAAAAATTATCAGTTGATGATTTTGAAAAAATATTAGAAGATTAA
- the gltX gene encoding glutamate--tRNA ligase has protein sequence MSQEINQKSQEVRVRFAPSPTGYLHVGGARTALFNWLFARKNNGKFVLRIEDTDTERSTRESEQMIMNDLKWLGLYWDEGPDIGGNYGPYRQSERLEIYKKYAYELVEKGYAYFAIYDENDPKKVIEKTTKEPKTKNPFTVVFKVPENKVIAFDDMLKGRIEFSTEHMEDFIILKSNGYSVYNYAVVIDDHFMNITHVLRGEDHISNTPKQLLLYEAFGWEQPKFMHIPLILGADKTPLSKRHGATAVEHFRKEGYLPKALVNYLAILGWSVDEEIFDYTQKVQSFMPEQISNKNVVFDYQKLEWVNGKHMRTLSLDELMKYFKEWQEFTEKKFEIPEKVIEISREKVNTLKQLYEFTLPFVDDNYEYSNDYIEKFLKKPEAIHILELGMKKFSDLNDYTIENVEKVLREIAIELNLGTNKVFQTIRGAVLGRLVTPGLFESIAVLGKEKTLSRIRRTIGMISTIGG, from the coding sequence ATGAGTCAAGAAATAAATCAAAAATCTCAAGAAGTTAGGGTAAGATTTGCACCAAGTCCAACGGGTTATTTGCATGTTGGCGGAGCAAGGACCGCTCTTTTTAATTGGCTCTTTGCAAGAAAAAACAATGGAAAATTTGTATTAAGAATAGAAGATACAGACACTGAACGTTCAACTCGTGAGTCCGAACAGATGATAATGAACGATTTAAAATGGCTAGGTTTGTATTGGGATGAAGGACCAGATATTGGTGGAAACTATGGACCTTATAGACAGAGTGAGAGACTTGAGATATACAAAAAATATGCTTATGAACTTGTAGAAAAAGGTTACGCGTATTTTGCTATATACGATGAAAATGATCCTAAGAAAGTCATTGAAAAAACAACAAAAGAACCAAAAACAAAAAATCCATTCACCGTTGTTTTCAAAGTGCCTGAGAACAAAGTTATAGCGTTCGATGACATGCTTAAAGGTAGAATAGAATTTTCAACAGAACATATGGAAGATTTTATAATATTAAAATCAAACGGCTATTCTGTGTATAATTATGCCGTTGTAATAGACGACCATTTTATGAACATAACTCACGTGCTTCGTGGTGAAGACCATATATCCAACACTCCAAAACAACTACTTTTATACGAAGCATTTGGATGGGAACAACCTAAATTCATGCACATTCCCCTCATACTCGGTGCAGATAAAACTCCTCTCAGCAAAAGACATGGTGCAACCGCGGTTGAACATTTTAGAAAAGAAGGTTATCTTCCCAAAGCGCTTGTAAATTATCTTGCCATATTAGGTTGGAGCGTTGATGAAGAGATATTCGATTATACTCAAAAAGTGCAATCTTTTATGCCTGAACAGATATCAAATAAAAACGTGGTGTTCGATTATCAAAAATTAGAATGGGTTAACGGAAAGCATATGAGAACGCTAAGCTTGGATGAGCTTATGAAATATTTTAAGGAGTGGCAAGAGTTTACTGAGAAAAAATTTGAAATTCCAGAGAAAGTTATCGAAATATCCAGAGAAAAAGTTAACACGTTAAAGCAACTATACGAATTTACCCTTCCATTTGTAGATGATAATTACGAATACTCAAATGATTATATCGAAAAATTCCTAAAAAAGCCTGAAGCGATTCATATACTTGAACTTGGTATGAAAAAATTCTCAGATTTAAACGATTATACTATAGAAAACGTTGAAAAAGTGCTTAGGGAAATCGCAATAGAACTTAACCTTGGTACAAACAAAGTATTTCAAACAATTAGAGGAGCAGTACTTGGTAGGTTAGTTACACCGGGCTTGTTTGAAAGCATTGCTGTTCTTGGGAAAGAAAAGACGCTCAGTAGAATAAGAAGAACTATAGGTATGATAAGTACCATTGGAGGGTGA
- a CDS encoding alkaline phosphatase family protein, with translation MELLPDYERGIVNLVSTFLKKFDCQAFHPEFPLENSFEGVFNNVNKVIIFLIDGMGYKKFNEINKKIGYEYVLKASSVFPTTTVAAVTSWFTGRTPKEHGLLGYILYLREIGAITNMIEHSYPGVEGGIFSGLIKRRIHRLENVFDILKDKGLYGGVLTHSTIANSGLSYLIHRNGHIMSYFYMGDLLATLKKRLSEDWKGLLYVYWGYLDGLGHKKGPDSEAYEIEMERLLLELKRFASENLPNDTLLVITSDHGMIQIPSANNYFIKSTDPFNRLLSSPPGGEMRMMYFYLSRKSNFELLKRYFEENFPEKSEFIPSNEAVEMGLFGRGRAHPELYNRIGDVIMVAKDNYAFTYLYSGGEERLNGMHGGLTEEELYVPVVFVRR, from the coding sequence TTGGAACTTTTACCAGATTACGAAAGAGGAATTGTTAATCTTGTTTCGACATTCCTAAAAAAATTCGATTGTCAGGCGTTTCATCCTGAATTCCCCCTCGAAAACTCCTTCGAGGGGGTTTTCAACAATGTAAATAAGGTAATTATATTCTTAATCGATGGAATGGGATACAAAAAATTTAATGAGATAAATAAAAAGATAGGGTATGAATATGTTCTGAAAGCTTCAAGCGTATTTCCAACAACAACTGTTGCGGCCGTAACAAGCTGGTTTACTGGGCGTACACCCAAAGAACATGGCCTTCTTGGGTATATTTTGTACCTGCGCGAAATTGGTGCTATAACAAATATGATAGAACACTCTTATCCAGGTGTTGAAGGTGGCATCTTTTCAGGGTTAATAAAAAGGAGAATACATAGATTAGAAAATGTTTTTGATATCTTAAAAGATAAAGGGCTTTACGGGGGAGTGTTAACACACTCAACGATAGCAAACTCTGGTTTGTCGTATCTTATACATAGGAATGGGCATATAATGAGTTATTTTTACATGGGTGATTTACTTGCAACTTTGAAAAAAAGACTTTCAGAAGATTGGAAAGGTTTATTATACGTATACTGGGGTTATTTAGATGGGCTTGGTCACAAAAAAGGTCCGGATTCTGAGGCTTACGAGATAGAGATGGAAAGGTTACTTTTGGAATTGAAAAGATTTGCAAGTGAGAATTTACCAAACGATACGTTACTTGTAATCACATCAGACCACGGAATGATTCAAATACCAAGTGCCAATAATTATTTTATCAAATCAACGGATCCATTTAACCGATTACTTTCATCACCACCTGGCGGTGAAATGCGAATGATGTATTTCTATTTATCTAGAAAAAGTAATTTTGAATTACTCAAGAGATACTTTGAGGAAAATTTTCCGGAAAAAAGTGAATTTATACCATCAAATGAAGCAGTTGAGATGGGACTTTTTGGTAGAGGGCGTGCTCACCCAGAATTGTATAATCGAATAGGTGATGTTATAATGGTAGCAAAGGATAACTATGCCTTTACATATCTTTACAGCGGCGGAGAAGAAAGATTGAACGGAATGCACGGAGGGTTAACAGAAGAAGAGCTATATGTACCAGTAGTTTTTGTAAGAAGATAA
- a CDS encoding ABC transporter permease subunit has translation MVKKERKLLTHIILIIVSILVLFPIVWVVSTSLRRDNAAFSTKLFSNRLTLQNYRDLIAPEKNGPRLVSDIDALVLMAPPHDNDTLEKANEYFKKDIGLFKKYIAETETLKKTIDTNIETLRKYFEENSDTLVKMFNSDMDKIIKELDFQKPSRYLEVAAYDLYTNQYDVSLLDGVDYLKGEAQWNSLIGERKAKIDDLKNQIQLLNNEVSPLEKNYRVYQSQYLATLKTINSYLIPQLKEYTLSLESAKNILNAAEKSQIYSSLTPDESEVRFKFENMFAEINNLRVNSQKFQDLVELDNSLKQFQKAYDEIISRWDNFEHKDKAPFADFLNTIDMFSTRVAGTVKETRTLIEKLNNITSKLLELQAKINPAKKKISDFEAKINQLNQEIEKAYETISEAKIYLKAQIVKKQLEETKQRVQNLKLPAQLQIMNLQSKKVFGITSDIVNDLTDGKKKNTLKKIILTIDWPGIAKDMFTNYDIFSENYNSFINDLKLYLSDVEIQGPKFMPAAKAGIKVRPQSLERLTDTVLSTYRTNVVPNMNVMSRKASELSDKLKIKDTEKLLKALDGAAFRIDQIWQRKPDHYMLRWILNSVIVALSVAIITTAVTALAAYPFSRMRFKGRKYGIMSLLLIQMFPAIMYMIAIYSFLAFAGKYVPGFGLNKLSGLIFAYLGGIAYNMYLIKGYYDTIPDSLEEAALIDGATRWQTFVKIVLPLASPILAVIVILTFMGTFNEFVLARIILQDVKQYTYAIGLYTFSTGPFETQWGLFTAAALIGMIPMVTLFLLMQKYIVGGLVKGAVKG, from the coding sequence ATGGTAAAGAAAGAGCGAAAATTACTCACTCACATAATACTAATAATTGTGTCTATTTTAGTTTTGTTTCCAATAGTTTGGGTTGTTTCAACATCACTTAGGAGAGATAACGCAGCGTTCTCTACAAAATTGTTCAGCAATAGATTAACTTTGCAAAATTACAGAGACCTTATTGCTCCAGAAAAAAACGGACCAAGGCTTGTCTCCGATATAGATGCATTGGTACTTATGGCACCACCACACGATAACGATACATTAGAAAAAGCGAATGAATATTTCAAAAAAGATATCGGACTATTCAAAAAATACATCGCTGAAACAGAAACATTGAAAAAAACAATTGATACAAACATTGAGACGCTCAGAAAGTATTTTGAAGAAAATTCTGATACCCTTGTAAAAATGTTTAATTCAGATATGGATAAAATAATTAAAGAACTTGATTTTCAAAAACCTTCGAGGTATTTGGAAGTTGCCGCTTACGATTTATACACTAACCAATACGATGTCTCGCTTTTAGATGGTGTTGATTATTTAAAAGGAGAAGCACAATGGAATTCTTTAATTGGTGAGAGAAAAGCTAAAATAGATGATTTGAAAAACCAAATACAATTATTGAACAACGAGGTTAGCCCTCTTGAAAAAAATTACAGAGTATATCAAAGTCAATATCTAGCGACTCTTAAAACGATAAATTCTTATTTAATACCACAACTGAAAGAATATACGCTCTCACTTGAATCAGCTAAAAATATTTTGAATGCTGCTGAAAAATCACAAATTTACTCATCTTTAACACCAGATGAATCAGAAGTCAGATTCAAATTTGAAAACATGTTTGCAGAAATTAATAATCTTCGAGTAAATTCTCAAAAGTTCCAAGATCTTGTTGAATTAGATAATTCATTGAAACAATTCCAAAAAGCTTACGATGAAATAATATCTAGATGGGATAATTTTGAGCATAAGGACAAAGCACCGTTCGCGGACTTTTTAAATACGATTGACATGTTCTCTACAAGAGTAGCAGGAACTGTTAAAGAAACAAGGACACTTATCGAAAAGCTTAACAATATAACTTCAAAACTTCTTGAACTTCAAGCTAAGATAAATCCAGCCAAGAAAAAGATTTCTGATTTTGAAGCAAAGATTAACCAATTAAATCAAGAAATTGAAAAAGCTTACGAAACAATATCAGAAGCTAAAATTTACTTGAAAGCTCAAATAGTTAAAAAGCAACTTGAAGAAACAAAACAAAGGGTTCAGAATTTAAAACTTCCTGCACAATTACAAATTATGAACCTACAATCTAAGAAAGTATTTGGTATAACAAGTGATATAGTAAATGACTTAACTGATGGTAAGAAGAAAAATACTTTAAAAAAGATAATCTTAACAATCGATTGGCCAGGAATAGCCAAAGATATGTTCACAAATTACGACATTTTCTCCGAAAATTATAACTCATTCATTAATGATTTAAAGCTTTACCTCTCAGATGTCGAAATTCAAGGTCCAAAATTTATGCCTGCGGCGAAAGCAGGTATAAAGGTGAGACCTCAATCGCTTGAAAGGTTAACAGATACAGTTCTCTCAACTTATAGAACCAATGTTGTCCCAAATATGAATGTTATGTCTCGAAAAGCATCAGAACTATCTGATAAATTGAAAATTAAAGATACTGAAAAACTCCTCAAAGCTTTAGATGGTGCCGCGTTTAGAATTGACCAAATATGGCAGAGGAAACCAGACCATTACATGCTCAGATGGATATTGAACAGTGTTATAGTCGCTCTCAGTGTTGCTATTATAACAACAGCTGTTACAGCGCTCGCGGCTTATCCATTTAGTAGGATGAGGTTTAAAGGCAGAAAGTATGGAATTATGTCGTTGTTACTTATTCAAATGTTCCCAGCCATAATGTACATGATTGCGATTTACTCATTCCTTGCATTTGCTGGTAAGTACGTACCTGGGTTTGGATTGAACAAATTATCCGGTTTGATATTTGCATATCTTGGCGGTATAGCGTATAATATGTATTTGATAAAGGGATATTATGATACTATCCCAGATTCACTTGAAGAAGCTGCGTTAATTGATGGAGCAACGAGATGGCAAACATTTGTAAAAATAGTTCTTCCACTCGCATCACCGATACTCGCAGTTATAGTTATCCTAACTTTCATGGGAACATTTAACGAATTTGTTTTGGCAAGGATTATCCTTCAAGATGTTAAGCAATACACATACGCTATAGGTCTTTACACATTCTCAACAGGTCCATTTGAAACTCAATGGGGGTTATTCACAGCGGCAGCATTAATAGGTATGATACCAATGGTTACACTCTTCTTGTTAATGCAAAAGTACATAGTTGGTGGACTTGTGAAAGGTGCGGTAAAAGGCTAA
- a CDS encoding ABC transporter permease subunit, with the protein MMKIIKILGWLLLIAFTIFGILGGLFLIGRGFYELSITLFVLVFLIDFFIINPAGYPYRYMIPALILLFILVLYPIAFTIRTAFTNYGTGHIMTRQEVVERLLVDPIYTYAVDDGLQLKYYVYVRFEGTQPTKDFRVIVSDGENTYITREYKPLKTEAGELILGEAELIKLEESGVRVERQNGMIELINDGGKIFKYFYSPEDPTTFINEEFFKYSILFPTLSKIEFVDSLANRYSIRQNEEGKLLLYGIKHMYKLGLAEVIENGKSVVKTVLINTSTGKPLIEENGTIYDIDENGKKIVVAGYISNYGLKNFTRIFTDPTVSGPFAKIFVWNFTWAALSVLFTFVIGLILALVLNNPNLRGRAIYRSLLIIPWAIPAFISVLVWKNGFFNETYGIFNKFIITKLFGAEPIKWMNDPFWAKVAVLTVNTWLGFPYMMVVTLGALQSIPEDYYEAAAIDGATKWQRFWKITFPLLMTTVAPLLVGSFAFNFNNFVNIYLLTGGGPAMPNTTTPAGSTDILISYTYKLAFEGGRGQDFGFASAISILIFLIVGSLSFINFKLSGSFEEVNR; encoded by the coding sequence TATCCATATAGATACATGATACCGGCACTTATATTGCTTTTTATACTTGTTCTTTATCCTATCGCTTTTACTATTAGAACCGCTTTCACAAATTACGGGACTGGCCATATAATGACACGTCAAGAAGTTGTTGAAAGACTTCTTGTTGATCCAATTTACACTTATGCCGTAGATGACGGATTGCAACTTAAATATTATGTATATGTTAGATTTGAAGGTACACAACCGACGAAAGATTTTAGAGTAATTGTATCTGACGGAGAAAATACTTACATTACGAGAGAATATAAACCACTTAAAACCGAGGCTGGAGAATTAATACTTGGTGAAGCCGAATTGATTAAGTTAGAAGAAAGCGGAGTTAGAGTGGAAAGGCAAAATGGAATGATAGAACTAATCAACGACGGTGGGAAAATTTTCAAATATTTTTATTCACCCGAAGATCCAACAACTTTCATAAATGAAGAATTCTTCAAATATTCAATCCTTTTCCCAACATTAAGTAAAATAGAATTTGTTGATAGTTTAGCTAATAGATACTCAATAAGGCAAAATGAAGAGGGCAAACTTTTGCTTTATGGTATTAAACATATGTACAAACTTGGACTTGCTGAAGTTATTGAAAACGGAAAGAGTGTCGTGAAAACTGTTCTTATAAATACTTCAACTGGTAAGCCTTTGATTGAAGAGAATGGGACAATTTACGACATAGATGAAAATGGTAAAAAAATCGTTGTTGCGGGTTATATTTCAAATTACGGGCTTAAGAATTTCACAAGAATATTTACAGACCCAACCGTTTCTGGTCCATTTGCAAAGATATTCGTTTGGAACTTCACCTGGGCAGCTTTAAGCGTACTTTTCACCTTTGTGATAGGACTCATTTTGGCGCTTGTTTTGAACAATCCAAACCTCAGAGGACGAGCAATATACCGCTCACTTTTAATTATCCCTTGGGCAATACCTGCGTTCATATCTGTTTTGGTTTGGAAAAATGGATTTTTCAACGAAACTTACGGTATATTTAATAAGTTCATCATAACCAAACTCTTTGGTGCTGAACCAATAAAATGGATGAATGACCCATTTTGGGCAAAAGTTGCCGTTTTAACTGTTAATACATGGCTTGGATTCCCTTACATGATGGTTGTTACACTTGGAGCGTTACAGAGTATACCAGAAGATTACTATGAAGCTGCGGCCATTGACGGGGCAACAAAATGGCAAAGATTTTGGAAAATTACATTCCCTCTTCTCATGACAACAGTTGCACCATTACTAGTTGGTAGCTTCGCTTTTAACTTCAATAATTTTGTTAACATCTATTTACTTACAGGTGGTGGACCAGCAATGCCAAATACCACAACACCGGCAGGTTCGACAGATATATTGATATCTTACACTTATAAACTTGCTTTTGAAGGTGGACGTGGTCAAGACTTTGGATTTGCGTCAGCAATTTCCATTCTCATATTCCTAATCGTTGGAAGTTTGAGCTTTATAAACTTTAAACTCTCAGGTTCCTTTGAAGAGGTGAATAGATAA